One Heyndrickxia oleronia genomic window, CCATTATACTTTAAGACATCTGGTTCTTCTGAAAGCCAAAGTGGTGCATCAAGATCAAAATACTTTACGTTTGGATGGGCGGCTGCAAAGTGTGCGGCAGCGCCTACCGAAAACGCCGGTTCCATCATACTGCCGATCATACATTCTACACCATTCGTTTCAGCAATACTTGCAATAGTCCACGCTTGGGATATTCCTCCACATTTCATTAGTTTTATATTTAACAGATCAATATATCTACCAGTAATGAGTTTCATTGTATCCTTCGCTGAGAAGAGACTTTCATCGGCCATTATTGGAACACCAACTCGCTCAGTGACAAATTTTAATCCTTCTAGATCATAACTAACAACTGGTTGTTCAATAAACTCTATATTAAACTCTCTTTTTTCCATTTCATTGATTAACCCTACTGCCTGTTTCGGTTTCCATCCTTGATTTGCATCAAGCCGAAGCTTCGTTGTTTCATCAACAACCTCTTGAATCGCTTCGATCCGCTCAATATCCAGCTCTGGATTTGCCCCAATCTTTACTTTTAAAATCTGAAATCCATCTTTAACACTTTTTATGGCAT contains:
- a CDS encoding dipeptide epimerase — encoded protein: MIIQDLQVNSRKLPLRMPFKTALRIATEIESIEVSLILENGVIGKGAAAPTFVITGDSSEGMEAALIGPIKNALVGLDITRFQTALQRVQSCCVGNPSAKAAADIALHDAYCKLLNLPLHAFLGDKKPLHTCMTIGVDTPEKMASDAIKSVKDGFQILKVKIGANPELDIERIEAIQEVVDETTKLRLDANQGWKPKQAVGLINEMEKREFNIEFIEQPVVSYDLEGLKFVTERVGVPIMADESLFSAKDTMKLITGRYIDLLNIKLMKCGGISQAWTIASIAETNGVECMIGSMMEPAFSVGAAAHFAAAHPNVKYFDLDAPLWLSEEPDVLKYNGADIQLSDSPGIGVVEN